One Panicum virgatum strain AP13 chromosome 9K, P.virgatum_v5, whole genome shotgun sequence genomic region harbors:
- the LOC120647979 gene encoding uncharacterized protein LOC120647979: MGIFQVKVLDRQYTVDIVNKQCDCRRWDLTGIPCSHAISCLRHERIHPEEVVNECYSSKRFLLAYGPTIWPTNDKSMWQRVGGPDILPPVYEKKVGRPAKNRRKQPQEVEGKYGPKMSKHGTIITCSYCGDQGHNRGGCSMRKAGIRPKLVAQRNQSQPPQEEYEDEQLTSQVSMDLEEGSQPLLSQMTDTMMSQLDAESSQLRTRELQARRLPDPTFIMSNIPSSRPVPPTTATKKGKKAMKPSKKAKKAPAKKKA; the protein is encoded by the exons ATGGGCATATTTCAGGTTAAAGTCTTGGACAGGCAGTACACAGTGGACATTGTAAACAAACAGTGTGATTGCAGAAGGTGGGACCTCACTGGTATTCCTTGCTCTCATGCAATCAGTTGCTTGAGACATGAAAGAATACATCCAGAAGAAGTAGTAAATGAGTGCTATTCCTCTAAAAGATTTCTCCTTGCCTATGGTCCTACCATATGGCCTACCAATGATAAGAGCATGTGGCAGAGAGTGGGTGGACCTGACATTCTCCCTCCTGTGTATGAAAAGAAGGTTGGCAGGCCAGCCAAGAATAGAAGGAAGCAGCCTCAAGAGGTAGAAGGCAAGTATGGACCAAAGATGTCCAAGCATGGTACAATAATCACTTGTTCTTATTGTGGAGACCAGGGGCATAACAGGGGAGGGTGCTCCATGAGAAAGGCTGGCATTCGGCCCAAGCTAGTTGCACAGAGAAATCAAAGTCAGCCACCCCAAGAAGAATATGAAGATGAACAACTGACAAGTCAGGTTTCCATGGATTTGGAAGAAGGAAGTCAGCCACTTTTGTCTCAAATGACAGACACTATGATGTCCCAGTTGGATGCAGAG TCTTCTCAACTCAGAACAAGGGAGCTGCAAGCTAGGAGATTACCAGATCCAACATTCATCATGTCCAACATACCATCCTCTAGGCCAGTGCCACCTACCACTGCAACCAAGAAGGGAAAGAAGGCTATGAAACCATCTAAGAAGGCAAAGAAAGCTCCTGCAAAGAAGAAGGCCTGA